A window of Nitrospirota bacterium genomic DNA:
CAAAGGATAATGAAAATGAGGCCCCCTCCCCTTAGTCCCCTCCCGCAAGGGGAGGGGAGATATGAAAGATTGCCGAAGATTCCCCCTCCCTTGACGGGAGGGGGTTAGGGGGAGGGTGAGCTATGGAGATTTTCGGATGAAATATAGGGAAATAAATCTGCTTGTATTTTATCTGGTAACCATGATATTTTAACTCTCAGATTCACCATGAAGATAAAAAAAGAGAGAATAACCATGTTGTCGAAGAATATTGTGGAAGGATTGATAACAAAGGGGTGCATTGTACCGTCAGTAACAAAAGATGCGATTGTGAGCAGGCTTGAAAATATTATTACAGAAGAGCTGATGATTGAAGAAAAGTTAAATGATGAAGTACGG
This region includes:
- a CDS encoding DUF507 family protein codes for the protein MKIKKERITMLSKNIVEGLITKGCIVPSVTKDAIVSRLENIITEELMIEEKLNDEVREMLKTYSKQMEQGDVNYNRMFQMVKKKLIDERGIVL